In one window of Alphaproteobacteria bacterium DNA:
- a CDS encoding tetratricopeptide repeat protein: protein MNATSQSPIRDAAKLYQSGRIADAANACDNVLLSEPRNVAALHLRGLTCAQRGNYAEACVHLAKALEIEPRSARAQCDLGLVLKSRGSVDAAAARYRAALAIDPDSFEANNRLANLFLEQRKLDEAVVFYRHAVRLRPDFTAAHNNLGVLLTALGRYDEARAYCQRALELAPDNADAHYNLGNLLANLGQYEDAVRFFRRALQINPDMALAHNNVGNTLAKLGRHREAIASYQRAVEIQPGFAPAHMNLGSAFANLKRHDEAAACYRRAIDLDPDFADAHANLATVLLVQKKYEDAFTRFQRAAALEPSNAYVVGQLTYVARQVCAWTSLDDLDAKCGLSLTYEKGVVYPFTAIARASTPAEQLQVARNFVRHSQLERRPPLWRERRDANDKIRIGYLSADFHEHATGYLMAELFETHDRSRFELFAFSFGPDDGSPMRGRLKRAFDYFVDIREESDPSAARAVASLGIDIAVDLKGYTQGARVEILAHRPAPIQVNFLGYPGTMGANFIDYIVADPVVVPFDEQTFYTERIVHLPDSYQPNDRKRPIAERTPSRASYGLPERGFVFCSFNNNFKIAPAFFDVWMRLLNAVPASVLWLLRDNPSAERNLRA, encoded by the coding sequence ATGAATGCCACGAGTCAGTCCCCCATCCGCGACGCCGCGAAACTCTACCAATCAGGCCGCATCGCGGATGCGGCGAATGCGTGCGATAACGTCCTGCTGAGCGAACCGCGCAATGTCGCGGCTTTGCATTTGCGCGGGCTGACGTGCGCACAGCGGGGAAACTACGCCGAAGCGTGCGTTCATCTCGCCAAGGCCCTCGAAATAGAGCCGAGATCGGCGCGCGCCCAATGCGATCTTGGCCTTGTGCTGAAATCGCGGGGAAGTGTGGATGCGGCGGCTGCGCGCTACAGAGCGGCACTCGCGATCGACCCGGATTCATTCGAGGCGAACAACCGCCTTGCGAATCTGTTTCTCGAGCAGCGAAAACTCGACGAAGCGGTTGTCTTCTATCGTCACGCCGTCCGGCTGAGGCCCGATTTCACCGCCGCGCACAACAACCTCGGCGTCCTGCTTACGGCCCTCGGGCGCTATGACGAGGCACGCGCCTATTGCCAACGTGCGCTGGAATTGGCGCCGGACAATGCCGATGCGCACTATAATCTCGGCAACCTCCTCGCCAATCTCGGGCAATACGAAGACGCGGTGAGATTTTTCCGCAGGGCTTTGCAGATAAACCCCGACATGGCCCTCGCGCACAACAACGTCGGAAACACACTCGCAAAATTGGGCCGGCATCGGGAAGCGATCGCCTCATACCAGCGCGCCGTCGAGATCCAACCCGGCTTCGCCCCGGCGCATATGAACCTTGGCAGCGCATTCGCGAACCTGAAGCGCCATGACGAGGCGGCGGCCTGCTATCGCCGTGCGATCGATCTCGACCCGGATTTTGCGGATGCTCACGCCAATCTCGCGACGGTCCTCCTCGTCCAGAAGAAATACGAAGACGCATTCACCCGATTCCAACGCGCTGCAGCGCTCGAGCCTTCGAATGCTTATGTCGTGGGTCAGTTGACTTATGTGGCGCGGCAAGTTTGCGCGTGGACGTCCCTCGACGATCTGGATGCGAAGTGTGGGCTATCCCTGACCTACGAAAAAGGCGTCGTTTATCCCTTTACCGCGATCGCTCGCGCGAGCACGCCGGCGGAGCAACTGCAGGTCGCGCGGAACTTCGTGCGGCATTCGCAACTCGAAAGACGTCCACCTCTCTGGCGCGAGCGAAGAGACGCCAACGACAAAATTCGAATCGGTTATCTCTCGGCCGATTTCCATGAACATGCAACCGGCTACCTCATGGCGGAACTGTTCGAAACCCACGACCGCTCCCGCTTCGAACTCTTTGCCTTTTCGTTTGGGCCGGACGATGGAAGCCCGATGCGCGGCCGACTGAAGCGGGCATTCGACTATTTTGTCGACATCCGGGAAGAGAGCGATCCGTCGGCGGCACGCGCCGTCGCGAGCCTTGGGATTGACATCGCGGTCGACCTCAAGGGCTACACGCAGGGCGCGCGCGTCGAAATTCTCGCCCATCGTCCAGCGCCCATTCAAGTGAACTTCCTCGGGTATCCGGGGACGATGGGGGCGAATTTCATCGACTACATCGTTGCCGATCCCGTCGTCGTGCCCTTCGATGAACAGACCTTTTATACCGAACGAATCGTGCATCTCCCCGATTCCTATCAGCCGAACGACCGCAAGCGCCCCATTGCGGAACGAACGCCGTCTCGCGCCTCGTACGGACTGCCCGAACGGGGTTTCGTGTTCTGTTCCTTCAACAACAATTTCAAGATAGCGCCCGCGTTCTTCGATGTGTGGATGCGGCTCCTGAACGCCGTGCCCGCGAGCGTGCTTTGGTTGCTGCGCGACAATCCCTCCGCCGAGCGGAACCTCCGAGCG
- a CDS encoding helix-turn-helix domain-containing protein — MNALRKIRTARGLSQPALATMARTSQQQIDRLEKGQRQLTLRWARRLAPILGVETYDLEPKGEFELAEVRGYVGAGEEVAFFEDRAGGQYEQIEAPPGAHDTVALRVRGDSMSPRYLDGEIIFYSRARGLDPANCLYEDCVVRLPDGRMFLKLVEPGSDAGTFTLRSYNTAKPLLVNRKIEWMAPITWRGPRHYSRGDVDR, encoded by the coding sequence ATGAATGCATTGAGAAAGATCCGCACAGCGAGGGGATTGAGCCAACCGGCTCTTGCGACGATGGCGCGGACGTCACAGCAGCAGATCGACAGGCTCGAGAAAGGACAGCGCCAACTTACGCTGAGATGGGCGCGCCGACTTGCCCCGATATTGGGCGTGGAAACCTATGATCTGGAGCCAAAAGGCGAATTCGAATTGGCCGAAGTGCGTGGCTATGTGGGTGCCGGCGAGGAAGTCGCGTTTTTCGAGGATCGAGCGGGCGGACAGTATGAACAGATCGAGGCGCCGCCAGGCGCACATGACACGGTGGCGCTGCGTGTTCGCGGCGACAGCATGAGTCCACGCTATCTCGATGGCGAAATCATCTTCTACTCGCGCGCACGGGGACTGGACCCGGCGAACTGCCTCTACGAAGATTGCGTCGTTCGCTTGCCGGACGGGCGCATGTTCTTGAAACTCGTCGAGCCCGGGAGCGACGCCGGCACGTTCACGCTGCGCTCCTACAACACCGCCAAGCCGCTCCTGGTGAATCGGAAAATCGAATGGATGGCACCCATCACTTGGCGCGGACCGCGGCATTACAGTCGTGGAGATGTCGATCGCTGA
- a CDS encoding GcrA family cell cycle regulator, whose product MFWTEDRVAALQQLWAQGLSASQIAERLGSVTRNAVIGKAHRLGLASRPSPIKFESSPGMRVGKYKGPTCQWPIGDPSSTEFKFCGAPIAPGRPYCANHCHQAYIRRDNKAA is encoded by the coding sequence ATGTTCTGGACAGAAGATCGGGTTGCTGCATTGCAGCAGCTTTGGGCCCAGGGCCTCTCCGCAAGCCAGATCGCCGAACGCCTGGGTTCCGTCACGCGGAATGCCGTGATCGGAAAGGCCCATCGGCTTGGCCTTGCGAGCCGGCCCTCACCCATAAAATTCGAGAGTTCGCCGGGCATGCGAGTAGGCAAATACAAAGGACCGACTTGCCAATGGCCGATCGGCGACCCCTCGAGCACGGAGTTCAAGTTCTGCGGGGCCCCGATAGCGCCAGGCCGGCCTTACTGCGCAAACCACTGCCATCAGGCCTATATCCGTCGAGACAACAAGGCGGCGTGA
- a CDS encoding helix-turn-helix domain-containing protein, producing MRVRPVGLLVYPDVHLLDLSGPLTVFDTASNLLLSHGAAPERPYPHVILGPAAGVLRTSSGVGVAVDSAFTDFDGDLDTLLVAGGQGSRMARNDPTLIGWIRGTATRVRRIGSICTGALLLAKAGLLDGKRATTHWAACRLLAEKHPSIAVDPDAIYVRDENVYTSAGVTAGMDLALALVEEDWGRELALMVARWLVMFVKRPGGQSQFSAHLQAQTAERPRIRSLQDWIVQHLREDLAVPALAARAAMSPRNFARVFLSETGQTPAVFVETARLDAARRMLEDSSRSVEYIAMDCGFGNAERLRRSFQRNLGVSPQDYRRRFRSRPEGPARNFAGHRPAPADL from the coding sequence ATGCGCGTGAGGCCAGTCGGTTTGCTCGTCTATCCGGACGTGCACCTGCTCGATTTGAGCGGCCCGCTCACGGTGTTCGATACGGCGTCGAACCTATTGCTCTCCCATGGGGCCGCGCCCGAGCGTCCCTATCCGCACGTCATCCTTGGCCCCGCCGCAGGCGTATTGCGTACGTCGTCCGGCGTCGGCGTCGCGGTGGACAGCGCATTTACGGACTTCGACGGCGATCTCGACACGTTGCTTGTTGCTGGCGGTCAAGGATCGCGCATGGCCCGCAACGATCCAACCTTGATCGGTTGGATCAGGGGCACCGCAACGCGCGTGCGGCGAATCGGCTCGATCTGCACGGGCGCACTCTTGTTGGCGAAAGCCGGGCTACTCGACGGCAAGCGCGCAACCACCCACTGGGCCGCGTGCCGCCTGCTCGCGGAGAAACATCCCTCGATTGCAGTCGACCCTGACGCGATCTATGTGCGGGACGAAAACGTTTACACTTCGGCCGGCGTCACCGCGGGCATGGACCTGGCGCTCGCCCTCGTCGAGGAGGATTGGGGCCGAGAACTCGCGCTCATGGTGGCGCGGTGGCTGGTCATGTTCGTCAAACGGCCAGGGGGACAATCCCAGTTCAGCGCCCATCTCCAGGCACAAACCGCCGAGCGCCCGCGTATCCGCTCGCTTCAGGATTGGATCGTCCAGCATCTGCGCGAAGATCTCGCCGTACCGGCGCTCGCGGCACGGGCGGCGATGAGCCCGCGCAACTTCGCACGCGTGTTTCTCAGCGAAACCGGCCAAACCCCCGCCGTGTTCGTCGAGACAGCACGCCTCGACGCCGCGCGCCGCATGCTCGAGGACTCGAGCCGGTCCGTCGAGTACATTGCGATGGACTGCGGCTTTGGCAATGCCGAGCGGCTGCGCCGTTCTTTCCAGCGCAACTTGGGCGTCAGCCCGCAAGATTACCGCCGGCGCTTTCGCTCGAGGCCCGAGGGGCCTGCACGGAATTTCGCGGGTCATCGTCCAGCGCCCGCAGACCTCTAA
- a CDS encoding FAD-dependent oxidoreductase produces the protein MRRRNLLGALAAAPFLVGLSKRAKAAPTSNSSALAATATRVRPSDPAWPTPAEWDDLRRQTGGRLIDATSPLDDCRRVPDGSSCDDIFKSLKNPYYIGDHVGLTQTVGWVDAWTFRPSVYAVAAETTADVVAAVNFARDKNLRLVIKGGGHSYLGRSNAPDSLLIWTRRMSAILRHDAFVGVGCEGQEAPQPAVSIGAGAIWGHAYRGVTTEGGRYVQGGGCLTVGVAGLVQAGGFGSFSKQFGTAAANLLEAEIVTADGAVRIANACTNPDLFWGLKGGGGGSLGVVTRLTLRTHDLPSFFGGVHATIHAASDEAFSRLIVQLVALYAEKLHNPHWGEIVTLRPGNRLDIRMSFQGLDEVQAEALWRPFFEWTVAAMPDDYAFLQAPIVRSIPARRGWDAAFLKAYVPGALLTDNRSNASPDNVFWSGNLAEAGHFIFGYESLWLPAELLQKERQGALVDALCTAARHAPVELHFQKGLAGGSAQAVAATRETATNPKVLDAFVLAIIGGEGPPAYPGIEGHEPDLAGGRHTAGEVGRAMAALKSLASDGGSYFAESNFFESDWQAAYWGSNYSRLLEVKRKYDPAGLFFVHHGVGSESWSADGFERLTEK, from the coding sequence ATGAGGCGACGCAATCTCCTCGGTGCGCTGGCGGCAGCCCCGTTTCTCGTCGGGCTGAGCAAGCGAGCCAAGGCTGCGCCGACATCAAATTCGTCGGCACTCGCCGCAACCGCGACACGCGTCCGGCCGAGCGATCCGGCATGGCCGACGCCCGCGGAGTGGGACGATCTTCGCAGGCAGACGGGCGGGCGATTGATCGATGCCACCTCGCCGCTTGACGATTGCCGGCGCGTACCCGACGGCAGCTCGTGCGACGACATCTTCAAGAGCCTGAAAAATCCATACTACATCGGCGACCACGTCGGCCTCACGCAGACGGTCGGATGGGTGGATGCCTGGACCTTTCGCCCGAGCGTCTATGCGGTCGCGGCTGAAACGACCGCGGACGTTGTTGCAGCGGTCAATTTCGCACGGGACAAGAATTTGCGACTGGTGATCAAGGGTGGCGGCCATAGTTATCTCGGCCGGTCGAATGCGCCGGACTCGCTGCTGATCTGGACGCGGCGGATGAGCGCCATTCTCCGCCACGATGCATTCGTCGGCGTTGGATGCGAAGGGCAAGAAGCACCGCAGCCCGCCGTCAGCATCGGAGCAGGGGCGATCTGGGGCCACGCCTATCGCGGGGTGACGACAGAGGGCGGACGTTATGTGCAAGGTGGGGGTTGCCTCACGGTCGGCGTCGCCGGACTCGTGCAGGCCGGCGGGTTCGGCAGCTTCTCCAAGCAATTCGGCACTGCCGCGGCCAATCTACTGGAGGCCGAAATCGTCACCGCCGATGGCGCGGTGCGAATTGCGAATGCCTGCACCAATCCCGACCTTTTCTGGGGGCTCAAGGGCGGCGGCGGAGGCAGTCTCGGTGTCGTCACGCGGCTGACGCTGAGGACGCACGATCTGCCGAGCTTTTTCGGCGGGGTCCACGCCACGATCCATGCCGCCTCCGATGAGGCCTTTAGCAGGCTAATCGTTCAACTCGTGGCGCTTTACGCCGAAAAGCTCCACAACCCTCATTGGGGCGAGATTGTGACGCTCCGCCCGGGAAATCGGCTCGATATCCGAATGTCGTTCCAGGGTCTGGACGAGGTGCAGGCGGAGGCTCTTTGGCGGCCGTTCTTCGAATGGACGGTCGCGGCAATGCCGGACGATTACGCATTCCTGCAGGCGCCGATCGTGCGCAGCATTCCGGCACGACGTGGCTGGGACGCTGCCTTCCTGAAAGCCTACGTTCCGGGAGCACTCCTCACGGACAATCGCTCCAACGCCTCTCCGGACAATGTCTTCTGGTCCGGCAATTTGGCGGAAGCGGGGCACTTCATCTTCGGATACGAGTCACTCTGGCTGCCCGCTGAACTTCTGCAAAAAGAGCGGCAAGGCGCACTGGTGGATGCGCTTTGCACCGCCGCTCGGCACGCACCCGTCGAACTCCATTTTCAGAAAGGGTTGGCCGGCGGTTCGGCTCAGGCCGTCGCTGCAACGCGCGAAACGGCGACCAATCCGAAAGTGCTCGACGCCTTCGTTCTCGCGATTATCGGCGGCGAAGGACCTCCCGCCTATCCGGGCATCGAAGGCCACGAGCCCGATCTCGCCGGAGGTCGGCACACGGCCGGCGAGGTTGGACGAGCCATGGCGGCGTTGAAGAGTCTTGCATCCGACGGCGGTTCTTATTTCGCCGAAAGCAATTTTTTCGAGTCCGATTGGCAAGCGGCCTACTGGGGTTCGAATTATTCAAGGCTGCTCGAGGTGAAGCGAAAATACGATCCCGCTGGGTTGTTCTTTGTCCACCACGGGGTGGGCAGCGAATCGTGGAGTGCCGACGGCTTTGAGAGATTGACCGAAAAATAA
- a CDS encoding MDR family oxidoreductase: MSFKAILLEESSGKVTGALKTLEESQLPEGDVTVAVEYSTLNYKDGLVLGGLGRLVRRYPHVPGVDFAGTVEDSHSTRFKRGDKVILTGWRVGEGHWGGYAQKARVKSEWLVPLPGGLTTLQAMGIGTAGFTAMLAVLALESHDVRPASGEVVVTGAAGGVGSIATAILAKLGYAVAASTGRADTHDYLRALGASSIVDRATLSEKPTKPLLSERWAGGIDSVGGNTLANVLAQIKYRGSVASCGLAGGSDVPTTVMPFILRGVKLLGIDSVMCPIEPRTEAWQRLARDLPLAKLDTMIRNVSLAEVLTLGPQILKGQVRGRIVVDVRT; the protein is encoded by the coding sequence ATGAGCTTCAAGGCGATTCTCCTCGAGGAGAGCAGCGGCAAGGTTACGGGTGCGCTCAAGACGCTCGAGGAGTCGCAGCTTCCGGAAGGCGACGTCACCGTTGCGGTCGAATATTCGACCCTCAATTACAAGGATGGGCTCGTGCTGGGCGGGCTCGGCCGCTTGGTGCGCCGATACCCTCATGTCCCCGGAGTCGATTTCGCAGGCACGGTCGAGGACTCGCATTCGACCCGCTTCAAGCGCGGTGACAAGGTGATCCTCACCGGCTGGCGCGTGGGCGAGGGGCATTGGGGTGGGTATGCGCAAAAAGCGCGCGTCAAGAGCGAATGGCTCGTTCCACTCCCCGGGGGATTGACCACGCTTCAGGCGATGGGCATCGGGACCGCGGGATTCACCGCGATGCTCGCGGTCCTGGCGCTTGAATCGCACGACGTGCGGCCGGCGTCGGGCGAGGTGGTCGTAACCGGAGCCGCGGGTGGTGTGGGCAGTATCGCGACGGCGATCCTCGCGAAGCTTGGCTACGCGGTCGCCGCCTCGACGGGCCGTGCCGATACGCACGACTATTTGCGCGCACTCGGCGCCAGCTCGATCGTCGATCGGGCGACGTTATCGGAAAAGCCCACAAAACCGCTCCTGTCGGAACGATGGGCGGGCGGTATCGACTCGGTCGGAGGCAACACACTCGCCAACGTGCTCGCGCAAATCAAATATCGCGGGAGCGTTGCGTCCTGCGGTCTCGCCGGCGGAAGCGATGTGCCCACGACCGTGATGCCGTTCATCCTTCGCGGCGTGAAACTGCTTGGCATCGACTCGGTCATGTGCCCGATTGAGCCCCGCACGGAAGCGTGGCAGCGCCTGGCACGGGACCTGCCCCTCGCCAAGCTTGACACGATGATCCGCAACGTTTCCCTCGCCGAGGTGCTCACGCTTGGCCCGCAAATCCTCAAAGGCCAGGTGCGCGGGCGCATCGTTGTAGACGTTCGCACCTGA
- a CDS encoding acetyl-CoA acetyltransferase, whose translation MTACIVGWSHLPFGKRETDDLESMIVAVARGAIADAGVEAKDIDRIYIGNFNGGFVYQDFPSSLVLQADEGLRFKPATRLENACATGSAAVHTGLGAIKARDARIVLVVGVEKMTEVTNEVLGDLLMKASYAKEEREECGSFAAVFGRIAQLYFQRYGDRSDALARIAAKNHKNGVANPYAQLRKDLGYEFCRTVSEKNPFVAPPLRRTDCSLVSDGAAAVVIADVETALSMKKAVAFRAAAHVSDFLPMSRRDMTRLDGCSEAWRIALGQARMGLDDLSLVETHDCFTIAELMQYEAMGLAKPGEGHRAIEEGWTEKDGKLPVNPSGGLKAKGHPIGATGVSMHIMASMQVRGDAGGMQVKDAKIAGVFNMGGAGVANYASVLEALR comes from the coding sequence ATGACAGCCTGCATCGTCGGATGGAGTCATTTGCCGTTCGGCAAGCGCGAGACGGACGATCTCGAGAGCATGATCGTGGCGGTTGCGCGGGGCGCGATCGCCGACGCGGGTGTCGAGGCCAAGGACATCGATCGCATCTATATCGGCAATTTCAACGGCGGCTTCGTCTACCAGGATTTCCCATCCTCGCTCGTCCTGCAGGCGGATGAGGGCCTTCGCTTCAAGCCGGCGACTCGTCTCGAAAATGCCTGCGCCACCGGCTCGGCGGCGGTCCACACGGGCCTCGGCGCAATCAAGGCGCGCGATGCCCGGATCGTTCTCGTGGTCGGTGTCGAAAAGATGACGGAAGTCACGAACGAGGTCCTGGGCGACCTTCTGATGAAGGCGAGCTACGCAAAGGAAGAGCGGGAGGAATGCGGCAGCTTCGCGGCGGTGTTCGGCCGCATCGCGCAGCTATATTTTCAGCGATACGGCGACCGTTCCGACGCGCTTGCGCGTATCGCCGCCAAGAACCACAAGAACGGCGTCGCCAATCCCTACGCGCAACTGCGCAAGGATCTTGGCTATGAATTTTGCCGCACGGTCAGCGAGAAAAATCCGTTCGTGGCGCCGCCCTTGCGCCGCACGGATTGCTCCCTCGTCTCCGATGGCGCGGCCGCAGTCGTGATCGCCGACGTCGAGACCGCACTCTCGATGAAGAAGGCGGTTGCGTTCCGTGCTGCAGCCCATGTGAGCGACTTTCTTCCCATGAGCCGGCGCGACATGACGCGACTCGACGGTTGCTCCGAGGCCTGGCGCATTGCGTTGGGCCAAGCGCGCATGGGCCTCGACGATCTCTCGCTGGTGGAAACCCACGATTGCTTCACCATCGCCGAACTCATGCAATACGAGGCGATGGGCCTGGCCAAGCCGGGCGAGGGCCATCGCGCGATCGAGGAGGGCTGGACCGAAAAGGACGGCAAGCTGCCCGTCAATCCCTCGGGTGGGCTCAAGGCCAAGGGGCACCCGATCGGCGCCACCGGCGTTTCGATGCACATTATGGCTTCGATGCAAGTTCGGGGCGATGCCGGCGGGATGCAAGTCAAGGACGCCAAAATTGCGGGCGTGTTCAATATGGGCGGTGCCGGTGTCGCCAATTACGCGAGCGTGCTCGAGGCCCTTCGCTAG
- the chrA gene encoding chromate efflux transporter yields MYPRPPAPLWEIFAAFLRLGLTSFGGPVAHLGYFRNEFVGRRRWLGEGAYADLVALCQFLPGPASSQVGFGLGLLRGGLAGAFLAWLGFTAPSAIALTLFGYGAEKYGNLLGTGFLHGLNVVAVAVVAQAVWSMARVLTPDRQRMTTAVVACIVVLAWPGSFGQIAAILGGASIGRLLFKPERESAPATDALFVTVGRTTAMSCATVFLVLLAGLPLAASIVPDHALALVDRLYRAGALVFGGGHVILPLLQSAVVPPGWVDNATFLAGYGAAQAVPGPLFTFAAYLGTVMSPAPNGWLGAILCLFAIYLPTFLLMIGAMPLWNYARSHPAIRAALTGVNAAVVGLLLAALYNPVWTSAILDRSDFMLALAAFLLLALWRTPPWLVVALTAVGGTLLAAF; encoded by the coding sequence TTGTACCCACGACCGCCCGCACCTCTGTGGGAAATATTCGCGGCGTTCTTGCGCCTGGGACTGACCTCGTTCGGCGGACCGGTTGCGCACCTTGGATATTTCCGGAACGAATTCGTTGGCCGGCGACGATGGCTCGGCGAGGGTGCTTACGCCGATCTCGTCGCACTCTGCCAATTCCTGCCGGGCCCGGCGAGCAGCCAAGTCGGATTTGGGCTGGGCCTTCTGCGCGGCGGCCTCGCTGGCGCCTTCCTGGCGTGGCTCGGCTTCACCGCACCTTCGGCGATCGCATTGACGCTTTTCGGGTACGGTGCGGAAAAATACGGAAACCTGCTCGGTACCGGCTTTCTGCATGGTCTCAATGTCGTCGCCGTCGCCGTGGTGGCGCAAGCAGTGTGGAGCATGGCGCGCGTTCTCACGCCCGATCGCCAGCGCATGACGACGGCAGTCGTTGCATGCATCGTCGTTCTCGCGTGGCCCGGCAGCTTCGGCCAGATTGCGGCAATTCTCGGCGGGGCCTCGATCGGAAGGCTTTTGTTCAAGCCCGAGCGTGAGAGTGCACCCGCCACGGATGCGCTCTTCGTAACCGTCGGCCGAACCACGGCAATGAGCTGTGCGACAGTCTTCCTCGTCCTCCTCGCGGGACTTCCGCTTGCCGCCTCGATCGTCCCGGATCATGCGCTGGCGCTCGTCGACCGGCTCTATCGCGCGGGAGCACTCGTCTTCGGCGGCGGCCATGTCATTCTGCCGCTGCTGCAATCGGCCGTCGTGCCGCCGGGCTGGGTCGACAACGCCACTTTTCTCGCCGGATACGGTGCCGCCCAGGCGGTACCCGGCCCGCTCTTCACATTCGCGGCTTACCTCGGCACCGTGATGAGTCCGGCGCCCAACGGCTGGCTCGGCGCCATCCTATGCCTGTTCGCGATTTACTTGCCGACATTCCTGCTGATGATCGGCGCGATGCCGCTTTGGAACTACGCGCGCAGCCACCCGGCGATCCGCGCCGCACTGACGGGTGTCAATGCCGCCGTTGTCGGGCTCTTGCTCGCGGCCCTTTACAATCCAGTTTGGACGAGCGCCATTCTGGACCGGAGCGATTTCATGCTCGCGCTTGCGGCGTTCCTATTACTCGCCCTCTGGCGCACCCCACCTTGGCTCGTCGTCGCGCTGACTGCAGTCGGTGGCACACTCCTCGCCGCGTTCTGA
- a CDS encoding copper resistance protein CopC, which yields MTKETAVSIYFRNVPAGWKFPPIARRLATLLVAAAMLVMAAGPTFAHAILIDHTLGTAPIAPDTAMTVTFRFNASLEQAFFRAILVGPGKEQRDLEVMPGKDTTEELIKLPPLKPGKYGIAYKALASDSHLTEAVLRFTVGEAQ from the coding sequence ATGACGAAAGAAACGGCGGTATCGATCTATTTCCGCAATGTGCCGGCAGGCTGGAAATTTCCCCCGATCGCTCGACGATTAGCGACGCTACTCGTCGCGGCGGCGATGCTTGTCATGGCCGCAGGCCCCACTTTCGCGCACGCGATCCTGATCGACCATACCCTTGGCACCGCGCCGATTGCCCCGGATACGGCAATGACCGTCACCTTTCGCTTCAATGCATCGCTCGAGCAGGCATTCTTCCGCGCCATTCTCGTGGGTCCGGGGAAAGAGCAACGCGATCTTGAGGTCATGCCGGGAAAAGACACCACGGAGGAGCTGATCAAGCTTCCGCCCCTCAAGCCAGGCAAGTATGGGATCGCCTACAAGGCGCTCGCCTCGGACAGCCATCTGACCGAGGCCGTGCTGCGCTTCACAGTCGGCGAAGCGCAATAA